One region of Amphiprion ocellaris isolate individual 3 ecotype Okinawa chromosome 9, ASM2253959v1, whole genome shotgun sequence genomic DNA includes:
- the LOC111564903 gene encoding transmembrane protein 74 yields the protein MASPELHPADDGGKEPDIPDVLDRVSTALHARKSGGATGGALQGEGGCNPVRSCHGRCLSAPRTAPRKAGAEVKLGHLTEEKVRVCCDEELETSFTYIDENVNLRLASPETSCKSTHRPVRNGEACSETLPEFSFMSEDDLSFGDGSGNSIDYGFISAVTFLVTGISLVIISYAVPRDVVVDRDSVSAREMERLEMESARIGAHLDRCVIAGLCLLTLGGVVLSTLLMISMWKGEMYRRKVIAYSKRSAKLYGSISLKTRSSPSHSLAHLSIDEQMEETLT from the coding sequence ATGGCTTCTCCAGAGTTGCATCCCGCAGATGACGGAGGCAAAGAGCCCGATATTCCCGACGTCCTTGACCGGGTTTCCACCGCGCTGCATGCCCGCAAATCGGGTGGAGCAACAGGAGGGGCGCTCCAGGGAGAGGGCGGCTGTAATCCGGTCCGCAGCTGCCATGGCCGGTGTCTTTCAGCACCAAGGACAGCGCCGCGCAAGGCGGGCGCGGAGGTTAAACTCGGCCACCTCACTGAGGAGAAAGTCAGAGTTTGTTGTGACGAGGAATTAGAGACATCTTTCACCTACATTGATGAAAATGTTAACCTGCGACTGGCCAGCCCAGAGACCAGTTGCAAAAGTACTCACAGACCCGTGCGTAACGGCGAGGCTTGCTCCGAGACATTACCGGAGTTTTCCTTCATGTCCGAGGATGACCTCTCCTTCGGGGACGGCTCTGGGAATTCTATAGACTACGGGTTTATCAGTGCAGTCACGTTCCTGGTGACCGGGATCTCCTTGGTGATCATCTCCTACGCCGTGCCTCGGGATGTGGTGGTGGATCGTGACAGCGTGTCTGCGAGGGAGATGGAAAGGCTGGAGATGGAGAGCGCCCGGATAGGAGCCCACCTGGACCGGTGCGTCATAGCGGGACTCTGCCTGCTCACGCTGGGCGGCGTGGTGCTCTCCACGTTGCTGATGATCTCCATGTGGAAGGGAGAGATGTACAGGAGAAAAGTCATCGCATATTCCAAGCGCTCAGCCAAACTGTACGGCTCGATCAGCCTGAAAACCAGATCCAGTCCCAGCCATTCCTTGGCGCACTTGTCCATAGACGAACAAATGGAGGAAACTTTAACttaa